One Streptomyces sp. R28 DNA window includes the following coding sequences:
- a CDS encoding nucleoside triphosphate pyrophosphatase, which translates to MTDQPRRRLVLASQSPARLNLLRQAGLDPEVIVSGVDEDAVTAPTPAELALALAEAKASVVAAKPEVKGAIVIGCDSVLDLDGEALGKPADAEEATARWKSMRGRAGTLQTGHCVYDTATGRYTSATASTVVRFGEPTDQEIAAYVASGEPLYVAGAFTLDGRSAPFIDGIDGDHGNVIGISLPLVRRLLSQLGIGITELWAPAEG; encoded by the coding sequence ATGACTGATCAGCCCCGCCGCCGACTCGTCCTCGCCTCCCAGTCCCCCGCCCGGCTCAATCTGCTCCGCCAGGCCGGGCTGGACCCCGAGGTCATCGTGAGCGGCGTCGACGAGGACGCCGTCACCGCGCCCACCCCCGCCGAGCTGGCGCTGGCCCTGGCCGAGGCGAAGGCCTCCGTCGTGGCGGCGAAGCCGGAGGTCAAGGGCGCGATCGTGATCGGCTGCGACTCGGTCCTCGACCTGGACGGCGAGGCCCTGGGCAAGCCGGCGGACGCCGAGGAGGCCACCGCCCGCTGGAAGTCGATGCGCGGCCGCGCGGGCACACTCCAGACCGGCCACTGCGTCTACGACACCGCCACCGGCCGGTACACCTCCGCGACGGCCTCCACGGTCGTCCGCTTCGGCGAGCCGACCGACCAGGAGATCGCCGCGTACGTCGCCTCCGGCGAACCCCTCTACGTCGCCGGGGCGTTCACCCTGGACGGCCGCTCGGCACCGTTCATCGACGGCATCGACGGCGACCACGGCAATGTGATCGGCATCAGCCTGCCGCTGGTACGACGGCTGCTGAGCCAACTGGGCATCGGCATCACGGAGTTGTGGGCGCCGGCGGAGGGGTGA
- the mmpB gene encoding morphogenic membrane protein MmpB — MLWSDPENEPPKELRDTQEMLRRLGVLMALAMVLAMIVIGLR, encoded by the coding sequence ATGCTGTGGTCCGACCCCGAGAACGAGCCGCCCAAGGAACTGCGCGACACGCAGGAGATGTTGCGGCGACTGGGTGTTCTCATGGCGCTGGCCATGGTGCTCGCGATGATCGTGATCGGGCTGAGGTGA
- a CDS encoding SGNH/GDSL hydrolase family protein — protein MFTASWTASPQLPSEGFTPNWSREGFWRQSLRQVVRLSAGGGRVRVRLSHAYGTSPVRVAGASVGRTAVGAAVEPESLTRLTFGGSGEAAIPARGEIVSDEVRLAVAAGDAVTVTLYFDTTTGPATFHAQAFTTSYRGEGDRSADTGGEDFDAVSESWYFLAAVEVDVGRTDAVALFGDSITDGFGSTPGANRRWSDALAARTGRPVLNAGIGGNLLLNDSAWYGEKGVWRLRRDVLGQLGVDTLVVLLGLNDIGFSETDEQPTYRPAPVVEAEELIAGHRELIRQGRAAGLRVIGATLLPFGGSDHWGEHAAKVSHELNEWIRHSGECDGGYDAVVDLNRALADPADPDRLHPSYDFGDHLHPNDAGYEVMAEAVSTIL, from the coding sequence ATGTTCACGGCTTCCTGGACCGCGTCACCTCAGCTGCCCAGCGAGGGCTTCACCCCCAACTGGTCCCGCGAGGGCTTCTGGCGCCAGTCACTGCGGCAGGTCGTACGGCTGTCCGCGGGTGGTGGACGGGTGCGGGTGCGGCTCTCGCACGCCTACGGCACCTCGCCCGTGCGTGTCGCGGGCGCGAGCGTGGGGCGTACGGCCGTCGGAGCCGCCGTGGAGCCGGAGTCCCTCACGCGGCTCACCTTCGGGGGCAGCGGTGAGGCCGCGATACCGGCGCGCGGGGAGATCGTCAGCGACGAGGTCCGACTCGCCGTCGCCGCCGGGGACGCGGTGACCGTCACCCTGTACTTCGACACCACCACCGGCCCCGCGACCTTCCACGCCCAGGCCTTCACGACCAGCTATCGGGGCGAGGGCGACCGGTCGGCCGACACCGGTGGCGAGGACTTCGACGCGGTGAGCGAGTCCTGGTACTTCCTGGCGGCCGTGGAGGTCGACGTCGGCCGCACGGACGCCGTCGCGCTCTTCGGGGATTCGATCACGGACGGGTTCGGTTCCACGCCGGGGGCGAACCGCCGCTGGTCCGACGCCCTTGCCGCGCGCACGGGGCGGCCCGTCCTCAATGCGGGCATCGGCGGGAACCTGCTGCTCAACGACTCCGCGTGGTACGGCGAGAAGGGCGTTTGGCGGCTGCGCCGGGACGTCCTCGGCCAACTCGGCGTGGACACGCTCGTCGTGCTCCTCGGCCTCAACGACATCGGGTTCAGCGAGACGGACGAGCAGCCGACCTACCGGCCGGCGCCGGTGGTGGAGGCGGAGGAACTCATCGCCGGGCACCGGGAGTTGATACGGCAGGGCAGGGCGGCGGGGCTGAGGGTGATCGGCGCGACTCTGCTGCCGTTCGGGGGCTCGGACCACTGGGGTGAGCACGCGGCCAAGGTGAGTCACGAGCTGAACGAGTGGATCCGTCACTCGGGGGAGTGCGACGGGGGGTACGACGCGGTGGTGGACCTGAACCGGGCACTGGCCGACCCCGCGGACCCCGACCGCCTGCACCCGTCGTACGACTTCGGCGATCACCTGCACCCGAATGACGCCGGGTACGAGGTGATGGCCGAAGCCGTGTCGACGATCCTCTAG
- a CDS encoding acyl-CoA carboxylase epsilon subunit, whose amino-acid sequence MNIKVLRGNPTPEELAAALAVVRARAAAASATPSGAPKPRDGWSDPSRIASHRLPQPGPSTWARTYWPG is encoded by the coding sequence ATGAACATCAAGGTCCTACGGGGCAACCCGACACCGGAGGAGCTGGCCGCCGCACTGGCGGTGGTCCGCGCCCGCGCCGCGGCGGCATCGGCCACGCCGTCCGGCGCACCCAAGCCGCGGGACGGGTGGTCGGACCCGTCCCGCATCGCCTCACACAGGCTGCCGCAGCCTGGGCCGTCGACATGGGCCCGTACCTACTGGCCCGGCTAG